Below is a window of Enterobacter kobei DNA.
GTGGTAATCGCGAAAACCATGATGCCGCCGCTGAGCGCCAGCAACGGATACAGCCCGGCGGGCAGGGCGATACGGTTGATCATCTGCTGAAGCAGATAGCCCCCCGCCAGACCCAGCACAATGCCCAGTCCAAACTGCTGAATAATATGCACCGCAAACATCCAGTTCAGCCCGCTTTCGTGCTGCTGGATCATCTCAATTAAGGTGATGGTTAAAAACACGGCCATCGGATCGTTGCTGCCGGATTCAATCTCCAGCGTCGAGCCAACACGCTCGTTAAGCCCTTTACCGCCGAGCAGGGAGAACACCGCTGCGGCATCCGTGGATCCAACAATCGCGCCGACCAGCAGGCCTTCCATAATGTCCAGATGAAACAGCCAGGCCGCCATCATGCCGGTCAGGCCGGAGGTGATCAGCACGCCCACCGTCGCCAGCGACAGGGCAGGCCCAAGCGCCACGCGAAAGGAACTGGCTTGGGTGCGCATCCCGCCATCCAGCAGGATCACCGCCAGCGCCAGGTTACTCACCATATAGGCAAAGGGGTAGTTATCGAAAGGGATACCGCCAACACCATCCACCCCGGCGAGCATGCCGATAGCGAGGAAAATCACCAGGATGGGAATACCGAGACGAGAGGAGAAAGAACTTAATAAGATGCTACAGGTTACCAGTACAGAACCCAGAATAAAAAGACCGATTATCGCCTCTGCTTCCAATGTCGAATTACTCCTTAACACACCGTAACTGCCAGACAACATGCACGATCGGCGACCGTGCATCTCAATACGCTTCTTTATATTAACGGCAGGAAGTCAGATTTGATAAGTGCGATGAATACATTTTTTACTCATGCAGCACAGAATGCCCTGTCAGGGTAAGCCGCGTATGTTCGCCATCGTGCTCAAGGGCGGCCTGTGCGCCGAGCGGCAGGGTGACGGTTTGCGGTTCATGGCCAAAGGCCAGGCCGGCGATTAGCGGGACGCTAAGCTGTGAGCGCATAAAGGCAATCATCGCCTCCAGGCTATAGCCCGCATCATAATCGTTGGGCGCGCTGCCGCTGAAGCTGCCGAGGATCACCGCCCGCTGGCGGGACAAAATCCCCGCGTGGTGTAGCTGTAACAACATGCGTTCAACGCGGAACGGATGTTCGTTGATGTCTTCCAGCACCAGAATGCCGTTGTTGATGTCCGGCATCCACGGTGTGCCGATAAGCGATACCAGCATCGCCAGATTCCCGCCCCACAGCGTACCCTGAGCCTGGCAGGGCTGCCCGTCGCCGTGCCATTCCACGGTAAAGGTGTCATTGCGCAAGGCCAGCCAGAAATGCCGTTCGGTAAAAGCATCCACCGTTTCAGCGCCGACGTTACCCGCCAGCATCGGCCCGCTGAAACTGATCACGCCGTGCTTAAGCAACCCCATCTGGAAGGCGGTGAAATCGCTGTGCCCGCAGATTAGCAGCGGGTCCTGCTGCTGACGCCGCGCCAGTCCCGCCCAGTCCACCGAGGCCAGCAAACGGCTGGCACCGTAACCGCCGCGCACCGGCATGACAATCATATTTCTACCGGCCAGCGTGGTGAGCTCATTGAGATCCGCCAGCCGCTCGGCATCGCTGCCGGCGAAGCGCTGCCAGCGGCGGGCAATCACTTCGCGATGACGCACCTCATGACCCGCTGCTTCCAGACGCGCCACGCCACGGGCCGCCGCCTCCTGATTAATGCAGTAGCCCGAAGGCGCAATCAAATGAAACACAGACATGGCAAATCCTTGCTGACATATAAAGTGAAACGTTTATCATGCCGCTTACGCCCGTCATACTTCAAGCGGCATCTGCTGGCTGACGGGCGACTGAAAATTACATACCGGTATAAGGATCGTTGGCGTGAAATTAAGATGGTTTGCTTTTTTGATTGTGTTACTGGCGGGATGCAGTTCAAAACAGGACTATAAAAATCCACCATGGAACCCGGAAGTGCCGGTAAAACGCGCCATGCAGTGGATGCCGATTAGTGAGAAAGCAGGGGCAGCGTGGGGCGTCAGCCCGCGACTTATTACTGCGATCATCGCTGTAGAATCCGGCGGTAATCCGACCCTGGTCAGCAAATCCAATGCGGTCGGCCTGATGCAGCTGAAAGCCTCCACCGCCGGACGCGAAGTGTACCGCCATATGGGGTGGAAAGGGCAGCCTTCCACCAGCGAACTGAAAAACCCGGAGCGTAATATCTCGATGGGCACCGCCTATCTGAGCATACTGGAACACGGTGCGCTGGCAGGCATTGAAGATCCGGAAGTGATGCAGTATGCGCTGGTGGTGTCTTATGTGAACGGTGCAGGCGCGCTGCTGCGCACCTTCTCATCGGATCGCAAAAAAGCCATCAAAGAGATCAACTCGCTGAGCCCGGATGAGTTTGTCGACCATGTGGCCGACAATCACCCGGCACCCCAGGCTCCACGCTACATCTGGAAAGTCCAGCAAGCAATGGATGCGATGTAACGCTTAACGGACGTTGTTGGCGCGTTGATGCGCTTCGCGCTCCAGCGAGAAGATAATGCGCTGGAGCTCGCGCTCAACCGCCGGATTCACGTTCAGGAAGCGGAAGCTCAGGCGCGGAGTGGACACCGTTTCGTTTTTACCATCCACCACCGTGCGTTCGCTGATCGACAGCAACTGGGCATCAAAATAGAACTGCCCCCAGCCTGCCATATCCAGCTCAATTTGCGTAAAACGCAGCCCTTCTTTCAGTGCTTCAGGCGCGCTGCCTTCCAGTAGCGCGCCCATGCCGCCGAGCGACAAATCAAAAAGACGAAAACGCAGCAGGGACTTATCCGGCATCCTGGCTTTGCAGTAATAGGCCGGATAGAGCGGGGCGGAGATGCGGAAATACTCCCGGCGCTGGATGTACCACAGTTCAGCGGGCAGCGGCGTGGTGAAAGCAGGCAGTGCCTGGTATTCACCGCTATAAAGTTTAGGCAGCGTAAATTCAACTTTTGCGCCACGGGTTTCTGCGGTAATGGCGATATTCCCGGCGCGCTGAACGGCTTTGTTATCGTATTCCTGACTGCCGAAATCCATTATCAGACCTTCCGGCGAGACGTCGAGGATCTTGCTGATGAACTGACCACTGGCCCATGAGATGCGCAATGGCACCTGGCCTTTCTGCAGATCGCGCAGCACCCCCAGTACGGCCAGCGGGGTCTGCTTCAGAAACTGCTCACTGTAATTACTCACGCCGGATGGCTCCTTGGTAGCGTATCGCCTGTCGGGGATATATCGGCATGGTGACCGGAAACTTAATACAAACGGAGAAATATTTTTTGCGATTAAACTGAATTAAGTCTGTGACAACTAACCCTTTTGCTGTGTTTGCCTATACTTACCGTCGTGGGCAGGAAATCATTCTTGCGATATCGAGTCACAACAAAAAGAGGACATTGCAAAATGGGCATTATTGCGTGGATCATTTTTGGTCTTATTGCCGGTGTTATCGCTAAATTTATCATGCCAGGGCGTGATGGCGGTGGTTTTATTCTGACCTGTATTCTGGGTGTGGTAGGTGCGGTGGTCGGCGGCTGGCTGGCAACGATGTTCGGTATCGGTGGGGATGTGACGGGCTTTAACCTGCACAGCTTCCTGGTAGCGGTTGTCGGTGCGATTGTGGTGCTGGCGCTGTTCCGCCTGCTGCGTCGCGGGTAAGTCTAATTTGTTTGTTAAGTGGTAGGTTGCGCTCTTATTACCTCAGAGTACGACTCTGATATCAGGTGAACAG
It encodes the following:
- the ldcA gene encoding muramoyltetrapeptide carboxypeptidase; the encoded protein is MSVFHLIAPSGYCINQEAAARGVARLEAAGHEVRHREVIARRWQRFAGSDAERLADLNELTTLAGRNMIVMPVRGGYGASRLLASVDWAGLARRQQQDPLLICGHSDFTAFQMGLLKHGVISFSGPMLAGNVGAETVDAFTERHFWLALRNDTFTVEWHGDGQPCQAQGTLWGGNLAMLVSLIGTPWMPDINNGILVLEDINEHPFRVERMLLQLHHAGILSRQRAVILGSFSGSAPNDYDAGYSLEAMIAFMRSQLSVPLIAGLAFGHEPQTVTLPLGAQAALEHDGEHTRLTLTGHSVLHE
- the emtA gene encoding membrane-bound lytic murein transglycosylase EmtA, whose protein sequence is MKLRWFAFLIVLLAGCSSKQDYKNPPWNPEVPVKRAMQWMPISEKAGAAWGVSPRLITAIIAVESGGNPTLVSKSNAVGLMQLKASTAGREVYRHMGWKGQPSTSELKNPERNISMGTAYLSILEHGALAGIEDPEVMQYALVVSYVNGAGALLRTFSSDRKKAIKEINSLSPDEFVDHVADNHPAPQAPRYIWKVQQAMDAM
- the ycgR gene encoding flagellar brake protein YcgR, coding for MSNYSEQFLKQTPLAVLGVLRDLQKGQVPLRISWASGQFISKILDVSPEGLIMDFGSQEYDNKAVQRAGNIAITAETRGAKVEFTLPKLYSGEYQALPAFTTPLPAELWYIQRREYFRISAPLYPAYYCKARMPDKSLLRFRLFDLSLGGMGALLEGSAPEALKEGLRFTQIELDMAGWGQFYFDAQLLSISERTVVDGKNETVSTPRLSFRFLNVNPAVERELQRIIFSLEREAHQRANNVR
- a CDS encoding GlsB/YeaQ/YmgE family stress response membrane protein, coding for MGIIAWIIFGLIAGVIAKFIMPGRDGGGFILTCILGVVGAVVGGWLATMFGIGGDVTGFNLHSFLVAVVGAIVVLALFRLLRRG